A portion of the Nitratidesulfovibrio termitidis HI1 genome contains these proteins:
- a CDS encoding efflux RND transporter periplasmic adaptor subunit, with the protein MARPLPALHMGLLALVLALSAVLTGCKDESAAPNAAPAPLVVVQQVQPRDLPLTYEYVGQTAGSREVEVRARVGGILLRRAYAEGRPVKKGELMFEIDPEPFKADLDQALGQQAQAEARLQSAQSNRDRVLPLYRENAVSQKDRDDAVAEFDSARAALEEARARVKTARINLGYTRVEAPISGMTSKETRSEGSLVTTTAEGSLLTTISKVDPVYVNFSTPSVDLFRLRRMREEGRITLPKKGYDVVVRLIDGSTYKRTGTVNFIDPLVDPLTGTIRVRAEFPNPEAEVLPGQFVRVVMSGAIYNNALAIPQRAVLQTQQGPMVWVIGEGDVAQPRPVEISLPIDNQYIVEKGLTPGERIVVEGLLKVRPGQPVTIGQPREAQPGQNGQAPAGNATKAANQGS; encoded by the coding sequence ATGGCGCGCCCCCTGCCCGCCCTGCACATGGGGCTGCTCGCCCTGGTTCTGGCCCTTTCGGCCGTACTGACCGGGTGCAAGGACGAATCCGCCGCGCCCAATGCCGCGCCCGCCCCGCTGGTGGTGGTGCAACAGGTGCAGCCGCGCGACCTGCCCCTGACCTACGAATACGTGGGCCAGACCGCCGGCTCGCGCGAGGTCGAGGTGCGTGCCCGCGTGGGCGGCATCCTGCTGCGCCGCGCCTACGCGGAAGGCCGCCCGGTGAAGAAGGGCGAGCTGATGTTCGAGATCGATCCCGAGCCGTTCAAGGCGGACCTGGATCAGGCGCTGGGCCAGCAGGCCCAGGCCGAGGCGCGCCTGCAAAGCGCCCAGAGCAACCGCGACCGCGTGCTGCCCCTGTACCGCGAGAACGCCGTCAGCCAGAAGGACCGCGACGACGCCGTGGCCGAGTTCGATTCGGCCAGGGCCGCGCTGGAAGAAGCGCGCGCCCGCGTGAAGACCGCGCGCATCAACCTTGGCTACACCCGCGTCGAGGCCCCCATCTCGGGCATGACCAGCAAGGAAACCCGCTCCGAGGGCAGCCTGGTCACCACCACCGCCGAGGGCAGCCTGCTGACCACCATCTCCAAGGTGGACCCGGTGTACGTGAACTTCTCCACCCCCAGCGTGGACCTGTTCCGGCTGCGCCGCATGCGCGAGGAAGGCAGGATCACCCTGCCCAAGAAGGGGTACGACGTGGTCGTGCGGCTCATCGACGGTTCCACCTACAAGCGCACCGGCACGGTGAACTTCATCGACCCGCTGGTGGACCCGCTGACCGGCACCATCCGCGTGCGCGCCGAATTCCCCAACCCCGAGGCGGAAGTGCTGCCCGGGCAGTTCGTGCGCGTGGTGATGAGCGGCGCCATCTACAACAACGCCCTGGCCATTCCCCAGCGCGCCGTGCTGCAAACCCAGCAGGGCCCCATGGTCTGGGTGATCGGCGAAGGCGACGTCGCCCAGCCGCGCCCCGTGGAAATCAGCCTGCCCATCGACAACCAGTACATCGTGGAAAAGGGTCTGACCCCCGGTGAACGCATCGTGGTCGAAGGCCTGCTGAAGGTGCGCCCCGGCCAGCCGGTGACCATCGGCCAGCCGCGAGAAGCCCAGCCCGGTCAGAATGGGCAGGCCCCCGCCGGAAACGCGACCAAGGCCGCAAACCAGGGTTCCTAG
- a CDS encoding MarR family winged helix-turn-helix transcriptional regulator: MSDCRRCRVDRAERHGAHGFGHTVKELARAWRAEFDRRFRPMGLSDTSWVVIWLLSEHGTLPQGRVAELLGVEGPTLVRLLDRMEKEGWVRRQPSDTDRRVKLVALTDQARPVYDAMLDIGFALRDELLHDIPEEHLTIAHAVMLRLLDKLNALNGGEAECEPCRPDTTD; encoded by the coding sequence ATGAGCGACTGCCGTCGTTGCCGTGTCGACCGTGCCGAGCGCCATGGCGCGCACGGCTTCGGTCACACCGTAAAGGAACTGGCCCGCGCCTGGCGGGCCGAGTTCGACCGGCGCTTTCGCCCCATGGGCCTCTCCGACACCAGCTGGGTTGTCATCTGGCTGCTGTCCGAACACGGCACGCTGCCGCAGGGCCGCGTGGCCGAACTGCTGGGCGTGGAAGGCCCCACCCTGGTGCGCCTGCTGGACCGCATGGAAAAGGAAGGCTGGGTGCGCCGCCAGCCGTCGGATACGGACCGCCGGGTGAAACTGGTGGCCCTGACCGACCAGGCCCGGCCAGTCTACGACGCCATGCTGGACATCGGCTTTGCCCTGCGGGACGAGTTGCTGCACGACATCCCCGAGGAGCATCTGACCATCGCCCACGCAGTAATGCTGCGTCTGCTGGACAAGCTGAATGCCCTGAATGGGGGCGAAGCGGAATGCGAACCCTGTCGCCCCGACACCACAGACTGA
- a CDS encoding acyltransferase has protein sequence MGERLPYIDFLKVVACIAVINLHCTSPWVTNFLGTPLWFIAMLDAIFTHLAVPMFFMLAGAVIPQRTIVLREHYKKVLIRYILPTIACLVFYKILGVVLLGHTTFFEGVFYSIERNPGFHLWFMWVYIGYMLVMPALAAIAKDDGARTVFFYVGFIYTFIVPLLSSAFEIRFPVTNVLFTVYGFYFIAGNHLAVMKKQFDPKLLLKILAAMSVITYAFATLSSHGDTTYTAKFLTANSMLIFINTSLVFLIFKSHITSYNTIISFLSKHTFNIYLLHIDFFLKPFSFLAFPMVNMKGLLGSIFFTTPVTFILCLATSCTLVAAKTLLHRKFFRKDMA, from the coding sequence ATGGGCGAACGCCTTCCCTACATTGATTTTTTAAAAGTTGTCGCGTGCATAGCCGTCATAAACCTGCATTGCACATCGCCGTGGGTTACGAATTTCCTCGGCACCCCCCTCTGGTTCATCGCGATGCTGGATGCAATATTCACACACCTTGCCGTACCGATGTTCTTCATGCTTGCAGGCGCCGTGATACCGCAACGCACTATCGTCCTTCGTGAGCACTACAAAAAAGTTCTTATCAGGTATATTCTCCCAACAATTGCATGCCTTGTTTTTTACAAAATCCTTGGTGTAGTTCTGCTCGGCCATACGACATTTTTTGAAGGTGTGTTTTACAGCATTGAACGAAACCCAGGGTTTCACCTGTGGTTCATGTGGGTATACATAGGATATATGCTCGTCATGCCTGCACTTGCCGCCATTGCAAAGGATGATGGCGCACGCACCGTGTTTTTCTATGTCGGATTCATCTACACGTTCATCGTGCCTCTGCTTTCCAGTGCCTTCGAAATTCGTTTTCCTGTCACAAATGTCTTGTTTACGGTCTACGGATTTTATTTCATTGCTGGGAACCATCTTGCTGTAATGAAGAAGCAATTCGACCCCAAATTGCTCCTCAAGATTCTGGCCGCCATGTCCGTCATAACATATGCCTTCGCCACGTTATCATCGCATGGCGACACAACCTATACCGCAAAATTCCTTACTGCGAATTCCATGCTCATATTCATAAATACATCATTGGTATTTTTAATCTTCAAATCGCACATCACATCGTATAATACCATCATATCATTTCTCTCAAAACATACATTCAACATATACCTCCTGCATATAGATTTCTTTCTGAAACCATTTTCGTTTCTGGCCTTCCCCATGGTCAACATGAAAGGACTTCTCGGAAGCATTTTCTTTACCACGCCAGTGACATTCATACTCTGCCTGGCCACAAGCTGCACGCTTGTCGCGGCAAAGACACTGCTGCACCGCAAATTTTTCAGGAAAGACATGGCGTGA
- a CDS encoding DUF169 domain-containing protein: MQTIIERTQRLLELLGHDEEPFGVHYTDEKPVDGFGPKPGEIFTRDREAAGQIDWHKAFANDFSCLLGNVWLARKKKRAAWISHEACGCMGGGFYSGLYRPYLETNICYVTTGIPGTPMEGEHYLPDHPSMRAFMDDTMPPEAPAKYCVLKPLGQFDGGEEPLVVAFFVRPEALNGLFSLACYATGNHNAVVSPFSAGCGALIGWPLACQQRGEERAVLGGFDLSARKFMKTDEMSFAAPLPMYRKMLDAMEHSALTRHTWQGVRKKAARSMRAWGEGTAD, encoded by the coding sequence ATGCAGACCATCATCGAACGCACCCAACGCCTGCTGGAACTGCTGGGCCACGACGAAGAACCCTTCGGCGTGCACTACACCGACGAAAAGCCCGTGGACGGCTTTGGCCCCAAGCCCGGCGAAATCTTTACCCGCGACCGCGAGGCCGCCGGGCAGATCGACTGGCACAAGGCCTTCGCCAACGACTTTTCCTGCCTGCTCGGCAATGTCTGGCTGGCCCGCAAGAAGAAGCGGGCGGCGTGGATCAGCCACGAGGCGTGCGGCTGCATGGGCGGCGGTTTCTACTCCGGCCTGTACCGCCCGTACCTGGAAACCAACATCTGCTACGTGACCACGGGCATTCCCGGCACGCCCATGGAAGGCGAGCACTACCTGCCCGACCATCCGTCCATGCGCGCCTTCATGGACGACACCATGCCCCCGGAAGCCCCGGCCAAATACTGTGTGCTGAAGCCGCTGGGCCAGTTCGACGGCGGCGAAGAGCCGCTGGTGGTGGCCTTTTTCGTCCGACCGGAAGCGCTCAACGGCCTGTTCTCGCTGGCCTGCTACGCCACGGGCAACCACAATGCCGTGGTCTCGCCCTTCAGCGCAGGGTGCGGCGCCCTCATCGGCTGGCCGCTGGCCTGCCAGCAGCGCGGCGAGGAGCGCGCCGTGCTGGGCGGGTTCGACCTTTCGGCCCGCAAGTTCATGAAGACCGACGAAATGAGTTTTGCCGCCCCCCTGCCCATGTACCGCAAGATGCTGGACGCCATGGAGCATTCCGCGCTCACCCGCCATACCTGGCAGGGCGTGCGCAAGAAGGCGGCCAGGAGCATGCGGGCCTGGGGAGAGGGTACGGCGGACTGA
- a CDS encoding TetR/AcrR family transcriptional regulator, translating into MRDHGRMNGRQDHRQCTPLPGEPEQPGRQDQGTRERLLAAAAEVFAEHGYKSATVREICRRAEANVAAVNYHFGGKDKLYAAMLDHYMRTCQATFPLDVGVTPGSPPRERLHAFVRGLVQRILGGGDDPVSEAHGKLVSLELIDPTPACGELLREHIAPVNDLLADILRGLLGPAADDPDVLRTCLLAIFGHISFHYSGRAAIAHFYGHEELTPEALHRIAQGVTRFTLGGIMAMSGTAACHATGPPTA; encoded by the coding sequence ATGCGCGATCATGGTCGCATGAACGGACGGCAGGACCACCGCCAGTGCACCCCCCTGCCCGGCGAACCGGAGCAGCCCGGCAGGCAGGACCAGGGCACGCGCGAACGGCTGCTGGCCGCCGCGGCAGAGGTGTTTGCCGAGCACGGCTACAAGTCCGCCACGGTGCGCGAAATCTGTCGCCGGGCCGAGGCCAACGTGGCCGCCGTCAACTACCATTTCGGCGGCAAGGACAAGCTGTACGCCGCCATGCTGGACCACTACATGCGCACCTGCCAGGCCACCTTTCCGCTGGACGTGGGGGTGACCCCCGGCTCTCCGCCCAGGGAACGCCTGCACGCCTTCGTGCGCGGGCTGGTGCAGCGCATCCTGGGCGGCGGCGACGACCCGGTCAGCGAAGCGCACGGCAAGCTGGTGTCGCTGGAACTCATCGACCCCACACCGGCCTGCGGTGAACTGCTGCGCGAGCACATCGCCCCGGTCAACGATCTGCTGGCCGACATCCTGCGCGGGCTGCTGGGCCCGGCGGCAGACGACCCGGACGTGCTGCGCACCTGCCTGCTGGCCATTTTCGGGCATATTTCGTTCCACTACAGCGGCCGCGCCGCCATCGCCCATTTCTACGGGCACGAGGAACTGACCCCGGAGGCGCTGCACCGCATCGCCCAGGGGGTGACCCGCTTCACCCTGGGGGGCATCATGGCCATGTCCGGCACCGCCGCCTGCCATGCAACCGGGCCGCCCACGGCCTGA
- a CDS encoding TraR/DksA family transcriptional regulator produces the protein MTDRHHAEIRRRLEAELTHLRRQLLVEGGVEACADENEFASRVSELALSMTLLDRAGRRIREIEGVLRAMDRHDYGVCDACGDDIPLPRLLARPTTRLCVHCQMEQETQTGRPVAATAHAGAH, from the coding sequence ATGACCGACCGTCACCATGCCGAAATCCGCCGCCGCCTCGAAGCCGAACTGACCCACCTGCGCCGCCAGTTGCTGGTGGAGGGCGGCGTGGAAGCCTGCGCCGACGAAAACGAATTCGCCTCGCGCGTCAGCGAGCTTGCCCTCAGCATGACCCTTCTGGACCGCGCCGGACGGCGCATCCGCGAAATCGAAGGGGTGCTGCGCGCCATGGACCGCCACGACTACGGCGTGTGCGACGCCTGCGGCGACGACATTCCCCTGCCCCGCCTGCTGGCCCGCCCCACCACCCGGTTGTGCGTGCATTGCCAGATGGAACAGGAAACCCAGACGGGCCGTCCCGTGGCTGCCACGGCGCACGCCGGGGCGCACTAA
- a CDS encoding efflux transporter outer membrane subunit: MTSLQVFAYTRTRRTTPPLLVKTLARTLAAVLLATTLAGCSFGPDHARPAMDMPDAWRAGTADAGTVQDGWWKGFDDPALDALVTAALDHNRDLAKAIANVDEARAQLGLARANQMPRLDAQGASQRERYSLNSFNSFDESTRVQDLHNAGGTLSYEVDLWGRYRRASEAARADLLSTVAARDTVRLSLVSEVARTYFDLRAYDQQLQIARNTLASRESTQELRKVRHELGLTSELDYRQAEAEAASARSSVHSLENSVSATETALAVLTGRSPRDIVDGTVQRGLAVDAAPVPPSVPAGLPSALLERRPDLVQAEQQLAAASARIGVAKAAYFPSISLTGLLGYESSDLTQLFTGPSGTWRYAGSVTMPIFDFGRIKAGVEAAEARQRAALAGYEKAVQDAFREAQNALVANRKAREVVDAQTTQVEALRRSLRLAKLRYDNGYSSYLEVLDAERSLFQAEVSLASARRDQLTAVVDVYRALGGGWGGIARQSEEAPNATAQAEKPVAAAQ, from the coding sequence ATGACTAGCCTTCAGGTCTTCGCATATACCCGGACGCGGCGGACCACGCCCCCGCTGCTGGTGAAAACGCTGGCGAGGACGCTGGCGGCGGTTCTGCTGGCTACCACGCTGGCCGGATGCTCCTTCGGCCCCGACCACGCCCGGCCCGCCATGGATATGCCCGACGCCTGGCGCGCGGGCACGGCCGACGCGGGCACCGTGCAGGACGGCTGGTGGAAGGGCTTCGACGACCCGGCACTGGATGCCCTGGTCACCGCCGCGCTGGACCACAACCGCGACCTGGCCAAAGCCATCGCCAACGTGGACGAGGCCCGCGCCCAGCTGGGCCTTGCCCGGGCCAACCAGATGCCCCGGCTGGACGCGCAGGGCGCATCGCAACGCGAGCGCTATTCGCTGAACAGCTTCAACTCGTTCGATGAATCCACCCGCGTGCAGGATCTGCACAACGCGGGCGGCACCCTGTCGTACGAAGTGGACCTGTGGGGCCGCTACCGGCGCGCCAGCGAGGCGGCACGGGCCGACCTGCTGTCCACCGTGGCCGCGCGCGACACCGTGCGCCTGTCCCTGGTCTCCGAGGTGGCGCGCACCTACTTCGACCTGCGCGCCTACGACCAGCAGCTCCAGATCGCCCGCAACACGCTGGCCTCGCGCGAATCCACGCAGGAACTGCGCAAGGTGCGCCACGAACTGGGCCTGACCAGCGAACTGGACTACCGCCAGGCCGAGGCGGAGGCCGCGTCCGCCCGGTCCAGCGTGCATTCGCTGGAAAACAGCGTATCCGCCACGGAAACGGCGCTGGCCGTGCTGACCGGCAGAAGCCCGCGCGACATCGTGGACGGAACCGTGCAACGCGGCCTGGCCGTGGACGCCGCACCCGTGCCCCCCAGCGTGCCCGCCGGGCTGCCTTCGGCCCTGCTGGAACGCCGCCCGGACCTGGTGCAGGCGGAACAACAACTGGCCGCCGCCAGCGCGCGCATCGGCGTGGCCAAGGCAGCCTACTTCCCGTCCATCTCGCTTACCGGCCTGCTGGGCTATGAAAGCAGCGACCTGACCCAGCTGTTTACCGGCCCGTCGGGTACGTGGCGGTATGCGGGCAGCGTGACCATGCCCATCTTCGACTTTGGCCGGATCAAGGCCGGGGTGGAAGCGGCGGAAGCGCGCCAGCGCGCCGCGCTGGCCGGATACGAAAAGGCCGTGCAGGATGCCTTCCGCGAGGCGCAGAACGCCCTTGTGGCCAACCGCAAGGCCCGCGAGGTGGTGGACGCGCAGACCACGCAGGTGGAAGCGCTGCGCCGCTCGCTACGCCTGGCCAAACTGCGCTACGACAACGGCTATTCCAGCTATCTCGAGGTGCTGGACGCCGAACGCAGCCTGTTCCAGGCCGAGGTTTCGCTGGCATCCGCCCGGCGCGACCAGCTGACGGCGGTGGTGGACGTGTACCGTGCCCTGGGCGGCGGCTGGGGTGGCATTGCCCGGCAGTCTGAAGAAGCTCCCAACGCCACGGCTCAGGCCGAAAAGCCGGTGGCGGCCGCGCAATGA
- a CDS encoding MarR family winged helix-turn-helix transcriptional regulator, with translation MNNFFFDPESSLGFMTFTTNRLMSSFLRRRMAQVGIDLTGEQWGVMVFVWNRGTIGQDELTHALCMDKTGMSRLLATMEDKGLVTRSPDPDDARRRVVTATRAGDALKERSRAVAEEALVLLLRDVSPQDHATCMRVLATVKDTLRDLAP, from the coding sequence ATGAACAACTTTTTTTTCGACCCGGAATCTTCCCTCGGCTTCATGACCTTCACCACCAACCGCCTCATGTCGTCCTTCCTGCGCCGCCGCATGGCCCAGGTTGGCATCGACCTGACCGGCGAGCAGTGGGGCGTCATGGTCTTCGTCTGGAACCGGGGGACCATCGGGCAGGACGAACTGACCCACGCCCTGTGCATGGACAAGACAGGCATGAGCCGCCTGCTGGCCACCATGGAAGACAAGGGGCTGGTCACCCGCAGCCCCGACCCGGACGATGCCCGGCGCAGGGTCGTCACCGCCACGCGGGCGGGCGACGCCCTGAAGGAGCGCAGCCGCGCCGTGGCCGAAGAAGCCCTGGTCCTGCTGCTGCGGGACGTCAGCCCGCAGGACCACGCCACCTGCATGCGGGTGCTGGCCACGGTAAAGGATACCCTGCGCGACCTGGCCCCCTGA
- a CDS encoding efflux RND transporter permease subunit — MISRFFIHRPIFACVISIVIMLAGFMAMRALPIAQYPEIVPPQVIVSATYPGASPEVIAATVASPLEQQINGVDGMLYMNSVSAGNGQMTISVSFAVGTDPDQATINVNNRVQAATASLPEEVRRQGVTVTKRSPSILQVVNTFSPDGRYDSVYISNYVLVNVVDELKRLPGVGDASIFGAKDYSMRIWLHPDKLAQLKLTPGDVAQAIREQNAQFAAGRIGQEPSSSPLELNYLVTTKGRLTTPEEFENIILRAESDGSTLLLKHVARVELGAKDYDVRTQLNGKPTVAVGVFLTPGANALETADRVAAKMQELSQRFPDGISFSIPYDTTKFVRISINEVVHTLVEAMVLVFLVVFLFLQNWRATLIPCLAVPVSIVGTFAGMYALGFSINTLTLFGLVLAIGIVVDDAIVVLENVERIMSSERLTPRKATIKAMEEVTGPVIAIVLVLCSVFVPVAFMGGLAGQMYKQFAITIAVSVVISGLVALTLTPALCALMLKPGHHEPPAFFRWFNTWFERVTHRYTGGVAFLIRRAGLALVLFACLGGATWHLFQVVPGGLAPDEDQGYIIGLSILPDGASLQRTRVVADLIDKSHMEDPRVANLITLTGYDLLSGVPKPNFVTSFVPLKPWDERKGAGQSSFDYARKVFGVGMGVPEGIVLAFNPPPISGMSNTGGFELYVQNRGEGDSKALAAMVGKLIAAAAKRPELAGVQTTFSANAPQLFINLDRNKAKALGVPVNTIFDTMQATFGASYINDFNKFGRTFKVQLQSEADFRARPSDVANVFVRANSGEMIPLTSLVDVQEVTGPEVVERFNVFPAAKVVGGPAAGYSSGQAIAAVEQVAAEVMTPEYTLAWSGSAYQEKQTGGSSSLVFVLGLVMVFLILAAQYEKWSLPLAVIMAVPFALFGAITAVWLRDLANDVYLQISLVTLIGLAAKNAILIVEFAVIKRHEGLSLVESAIEAARLRFRPIIMTSLAFVLGCVPLAISTGAGAASRHSIGTGVIGGMLAATFIATFFIPMFYRLIMGVSERMRGTEAMRTMAVGKYCEEERHSAFENLPPDGEAGAGDDACNKEKRHD; from the coding sequence ATGATATCGCGTTTCTTCATCCACCGCCCCATCTTCGCGTGCGTGATCTCCATCGTGATCATGCTGGCGGGGTTCATGGCCATGCGTGCGCTGCCCATCGCGCAGTATCCGGAAATCGTTCCGCCGCAGGTCATCGTCTCCGCCACGTATCCCGGCGCCAGCCCCGAGGTCATCGCGGCCACGGTGGCCTCGCCGCTGGAACAGCAGATCAACGGCGTTGACGGCATGCTGTACATGAACTCGGTCAGCGCCGGTAACGGCCAGATGACCATTTCCGTGTCCTTCGCCGTGGGCACCGACCCCGACCAGGCCACCATCAACGTCAACAACCGCGTGCAGGCCGCCACCGCCTCGCTGCCGGAAGAAGTGCGCCGCCAGGGCGTCACCGTGACCAAGCGGTCACCCTCGATCCTGCAGGTGGTGAACACCTTCTCGCCCGACGGGCGCTACGATTCGGTCTACATCAGCAACTACGTCCTGGTGAACGTGGTGGACGAACTCAAGCGCCTTCCGGGCGTGGGCGACGCCTCCATCTTCGGCGCCAAGGACTATTCCATGCGCATCTGGCTGCACCCGGACAAGCTGGCCCAGCTCAAGCTGACCCCCGGCGACGTGGCGCAGGCCATCCGCGAGCAGAACGCCCAGTTCGCGGCGGGGCGCATCGGGCAGGAACCGTCCAGCAGCCCGCTGGAACTGAACTACCTGGTCACCACCAAGGGCCGCCTGACCACCCCCGAGGAATTCGAAAACATCATCCTGCGGGCGGAGTCGGACGGCTCCACCCTGCTGCTCAAGCACGTGGCCCGCGTGGAACTGGGCGCCAAGGACTACGACGTCCGCACCCAGCTCAACGGCAAGCCCACCGTGGCTGTCGGCGTATTCCTGACGCCCGGCGCCAACGCGCTGGAAACGGCAGACCGCGTGGCCGCCAAGATGCAGGAGCTGTCGCAGCGCTTCCCCGACGGCATCAGCTTCTCCATCCCCTACGACACCACCAAGTTCGTGCGCATTTCCATCAACGAGGTGGTGCACACCCTGGTGGAAGCCATGGTGCTGGTGTTCCTGGTGGTGTTCCTGTTCCTGCAGAACTGGCGGGCCACGCTCATTCCCTGCCTTGCGGTGCCGGTGTCCATCGTGGGCACCTTCGCGGGCATGTACGCGCTGGGCTTCTCCATCAACACGCTGACCCTGTTCGGCCTGGTGCTGGCCATCGGCATCGTGGTGGACGACGCCATCGTGGTGCTGGAAAACGTGGAACGCATCATGTCCTCCGAGCGGCTGACGCCGCGCAAGGCCACCATCAAGGCCATGGAGGAAGTGACCGGGCCGGTCATCGCCATCGTGCTGGTGCTGTGCTCGGTGTTCGTTCCCGTGGCCTTCATGGGCGGCCTTGCCGGGCAGATGTACAAGCAGTTCGCCATCACCATCGCGGTGTCGGTGGTCATCTCCGGCCTGGTGGCCCTGACGCTGACGCCCGCCCTGTGCGCGCTGATGCTGAAGCCCGGCCATCATGAGCCGCCCGCGTTCTTCCGCTGGTTCAACACCTGGTTCGAACGCGTCACCCACCGCTACACCGGCGGGGTGGCCTTCCTCATCCGCCGCGCGGGCCTTGCCCTGGTGCTGTTCGCCTGCCTGGGCGGCGCCACCTGGCATCTCTTCCAGGTGGTGCCCGGCGGCCTTGCCCCGGACGAAGACCAGGGCTACATCATCGGCCTGTCCATCCTGCCCGACGGCGCCAGCCTGCAACGCACCCGCGTGGTGGCCGACCTGATCGACAAGAGCCACATGGAAGACCCCCGCGTGGCCAACCTGATCACCCTGACCGGCTACGACCTGCTGTCCGGGGTGCCCAAGCCCAACTTCGTCACCTCGTTCGTGCCGCTGAAGCCGTGGGACGAGCGCAAGGGCGCGGGACAGTCGTCGTTCGACTACGCCCGCAAGGTGTTCGGCGTGGGCATGGGCGTGCCCGAAGGCATCGTGCTGGCCTTCAACCCGCCGCCCATCTCGGGCATGAGCAACACCGGCGGCTTCGAACTGTACGTGCAGAACCGCGGCGAAGGCGACAGCAAGGCCCTGGCCGCCATGGTCGGCAAGCTCATCGCCGCCGCCGCCAAGCGGCCGGAACTGGCGGGCGTGCAGACCACCTTCAGCGCCAACGCGCCGCAACTGTTCATCAACCTGGACCGCAACAAGGCGAAAGCCCTGGGCGTGCCGGTGAACACCATCTTCGACACCATGCAGGCCACATTCGGCGCCAGCTACATCAACGACTTCAACAAGTTCGGACGCACCTTCAAGGTGCAGTTGCAGTCGGAGGCCGACTTCCGCGCCCGCCCGTCGGACGTGGCCAACGTGTTCGTGCGCGCGAACTCCGGCGAGATGATTCCCCTCACCTCGCTGGTGGACGTGCAGGAAGTGACCGGCCCCGAAGTGGTGGAACGCTTCAACGTGTTCCCTGCCGCCAAGGTGGTGGGCGGCCCCGCCGCCGGGTACAGCTCTGGCCAGGCCATCGCGGCCGTCGAACAGGTGGCGGCGGAGGTCATGACCCCGGAATACACCCTGGCCTGGTCCGGTTCCGCCTATCAGGAAAAGCAGACCGGCGGCTCCTCTTCGCTGGTGTTCGTGCTGGGTCTGGTCATGGTCTTCCTGATCCTGGCGGCGCAGTACGAAAAGTGGTCGCTGCCGCTGGCGGTCATCATGGCCGTGCCGTTCGCCCTGTTCGGCGCCATCACCGCGGTGTGGCTGCGCGACCTTGCCAACGACGTGTACCTGCAGATCTCGCTGGTCACGCTCATCGGCCTTGCGGCCAAGAACGCCATCCTCATCGTGGAATTCGCGGTGATCAAGCGGCACGAGGGGCTTTCGCTGGTGGAATCGGCCATCGAGGCCGCCCGCCTGCGCTTCCGGCCCATCATCATGACCTCGCTGGCCTTCGTGCTGGGCTGCGTGCCGCTGGCCATCAGCACCGGCGCCGGCGCGGCCAGCCGTCACTCCATCGGCACCGGCGTCATCGGCGGGATGCTGGCGGCGACCTTCATCGCCACCTTCTTCATCCCCATGTTCTACCGGCTGATCATGGGCGTGAGCGAACGCATGCGCGGCACCGAGGCCATGCGCACCATGGCCGTGGGCAAGTACTGCGAGGAAGAACGCCACTCGGCCTTCGAAAACCTGCCGCCGGACGGCGAGGCAGGAGCGGGTGACGACGCCTGCAACAAGGAGAAGCGCCATGACTAG